DNA from Brucella melitensis bv. 1 str. 16M:
GGCCTGACGAACCTTGTCCTGCACGACATCAACCTCGATTCGCGCCTGACCAAGCTGTTCCTTGGACTGGCGGATCTGCGCTGACGTGCGGCCGCCCGTGTAGATCGGAATGCTGACGCCAACGCCGATCGATGCCGTGTTACCGTCGCCCATATCCGTCCCTGCGATAGTGTCAAGCTGGCTGGCGCTTGCCGTCAGGCCAATGGTCGGAAGCAGTGCGCCTTCCTTGGCCTTGACATTATAACCGGCGGCATTGACGGCATATTTCGTGGCGAGGATGCCGGGATGAGAAGCGAGCGCAGACGCATAGGCCTGGCTCGGCGACTGGGGAAGATGCCTGGCCGCAGAAGCCGGGGTAAGCTTGTCCGGCAGCGATCCAACGACCTGCATATAGGTGGCTTCCGCCGTTTTCACGTCTGCACGCGCGGCGTTGAGAGCGGCTATGGCTGTGGAGCGGCTGGCCTCTGCCTGAGCAACGTCGGTGCGCGTCCCCTCACCCACATCAAGGCGAGCGCGTGCGGCACGCACCTGCTCGTTCATGGCGGCAAGGTTCTTCTCGCGCAGTGCAGCAATCTGGCGAAGCTGGTAAACATCCATATAGGCGGCTACCGCCTGATAGAGCGTGTTCTGCTCATCATTGCGGAGGTTTTCGCGCTGCGCGAAGACTTGCGTTTCAGCGGCGGCAACATTGTTCCTGGTCTGAAAACCGTCGAAAAGCATCTGGTTCAACTGGATGCCAACCGTACCAGTCGTACGATAATCGGTGGCCGGCGTCTTGCCTCTCGATATATTATAAGAACCGGTAATCTGTGGCCGGTAGGCAGATTTGGCAATCGCCACGTTTTCGTCCTGAATGCGCACCCCTGCCCGCGAGGAATTCAGGGGAGCATTATTCTTGTAAGCCTTGACGAGAGCGCCAGTCAGCGTCTCCGACAGAGCGGCCTGCCCCGTTAAAACGGTGCCAGACAACAATACTGCGGCCGCTACCAGTTCCTTGCACGCTTTGAACAC
Protein-coding regions in this window:
- the bepC gene encoding multidrug efflux RND transporter outer membrane subunit BepC → MRYTVFKACKELVAAAVLLSGTVLTGQAALSETLTGALVKAYKNNAPLNSSRAGVRIQDENVAIAKSAYRPQITGSYNISRGKTPATDYRTTGTVGIQLNQMLFDGFQTRNNVAAAETQVFAQRENLRNDEQNTLYQAVAAYMDVYQLRQIAALREKNLAAMNEQVRAARARLDVGEGTRTDVAQAEASRSTAIAALNAARADVKTAEATYMQVVGSLPDKLTPASAARHLPQSPSQAYASALASHPGILATKYAVNAAGYNVKAKEGALLPTIGLTASASQLDTIAGTDMGDGNTASIGVGVSIPIYTGGRTSAQIRQSKEQLGQARIEVDVVQDKVRQAISSAWSQLEAARASVAANRDGIAAAQLALDGVIEERKVGQRTTLDVLNAQNDLVAVQIALVQAEHDVVVASYALLNATGRMTADQLGLQVAQYKPEEHYKAVKDKWFGLRTPDGR